One Aegilops tauschii subsp. strangulata cultivar AL8/78 chromosome 7, Aet v6.0, whole genome shotgun sequence genomic window carries:
- the LOC109773106 gene encoding copper transport protein ATX1, which produces MASETVVLKVAMSCGGCSGAVKRVLTKMEGVESFDIDMEQQKVTVKGNVKPEDVFQTVSKTGKKTAFWEAEATPVPEATPAADAVPAPEATPAADAAPAPEVTPANTVA; this is translated from the exons ATGGCCTCCGAG ACTGTTGTCCTCAAGGTGGCAATGTCCTGCGGAGGTTGCTCGGGGGCGGTTAAAAGGGTGCTCACCAAAATGGAAG GCGTCGAGAGCTTCGACATAGACATGGAGCAGCAGAAGGTGACCGTGAAGGGCAACGTCAAGCCAGAAGACGTTTTCCAGACGGTCTCCAAGACCGGGAAGAAGACCGCCTTCTGGGAGGCCGAAGCCACTCCTGTACCGGAGGCTACCCCGGCAGCCGACGCCGTGCCTGCACCTGAGGCAACCCCGGCAGCAGACGCCGCGCCTGCACCGGAGGTGACCCCGGCCAACACCGTCGCTTGA